In one Rhodohalobacter sp. 614A genomic region, the following are encoded:
- a CDS encoding phage integrase N-terminal SAM-like domain-containing protein, with amino-acid sequence MNRALILSKLRIEIRRKEAGYPTERTMIRVARHFMDRMSLTHASQIREWHKDLFLSQLKNDENISDEELLQTKSSLLFLFEKVLKPSSSFIQPNEEAEREPGVFRITG; translated from the coding sequence ATGAACCGAGCGCTTATTCTTTCCAAACTACGCATTGAAATTCGCCGCAAAGAGGCCGGCTATCCAACCGAGAGAACCATGATTCGTGTAGCACGCCATTTCATGGACAGGATGTCATTAACACATGCTTCCCAAATTAGAGAGTGGCATAAAGATCTCTTCCTCTCTCAATTGAAGAATGATGAAAATATTTCTGATGAAGAACTCCTGCAAACAAAATCATCACTTTTGTTTCTGTTTGAGAAAGTGTTGAAACCGTCTAGTTCTTTTATTCAGCCCAATGAAGAAGCAGAAAGAGAGCCCGGTGTATTCAGAATTACCGGATAA
- a CDS encoding thiolase family protein yields the protein MNNDVVIVAAKRTACGKANKGSLRFTRPDTLMGEVIKDLMKKSDNVEPDMIDDVIVGCAFPEASQGLNIARQCALLGGLPDSVPGMTVNRFCSSGLQTIAMAAERIMAGGADIIIAGGVESMSLVPMGGLSFQPNPELAEDHPEIYISMGLTAENVAEKYGVSREDQDEFAFKSHQKCIKAWEEGYFDDQITPVEVTHKFVTADGDVEEENFTFQKDEGPRPDTNLEALNGLRPVFKQGGTVTPGNSSQMNDAAAGVIVMTLEKAEELGLTPIAKYHGFSVAGVAPEIMGIGPVEAIPKVLNQTGIKKEEIDLIELNEAFAAQSIAVIRETGLDPEKVNINGGAIAMGHPLGCTGAKLTTQILYDLKRLNKRFGMVTMCVGGGMGAAGIFENLD from the coding sequence ATGAATAACGATGTTGTAATCGTAGCTGCCAAACGAACTGCCTGTGGAAAAGCGAATAAAGGATCACTTCGGTTTACTCGTCCCGATACGTTGATGGGAGAGGTGATTAAGGATTTGATGAAAAAATCGGATAATGTTGAGCCCGACATGATTGATGATGTCATTGTTGGATGCGCATTTCCTGAGGCATCACAGGGCCTAAATATTGCCCGGCAGTGTGCGTTACTCGGCGGACTTCCTGATTCGGTGCCTGGAATGACCGTAAATCGATTTTGTTCATCCGGACTCCAGACAATAGCGATGGCTGCTGAACGAATTATGGCAGGCGGAGCGGATATTATCATTGCCGGTGGTGTGGAGTCGATGAGTTTGGTGCCAATGGGTGGATTATCATTTCAACCGAACCCGGAGCTCGCGGAAGATCATCCGGAGATCTATATCAGCATGGGATTAACGGCAGAGAATGTGGCTGAAAAATATGGAGTAAGCCGGGAGGATCAGGATGAATTCGCGTTTAAGAGTCATCAAAAATGCATTAAAGCTTGGGAAGAAGGTTATTTTGATGACCAGATAACACCGGTTGAAGTTACTCATAAATTTGTAACAGCCGATGGAGATGTAGAAGAGGAGAATTTCACGTTCCAAAAAGATGAAGGTCCGCGACCGGATACGAATCTTGAAGCCCTGAACGGATTACGCCCTGTTTTTAAACAAGGCGGGACCGTAACACCGGGAAATTCTTCGCAGATGAATGATGCCGCAGCAGGAGTGATAGTAATGACTCTCGAAAAAGCCGAAGAACTTGGGTTGACACCCATCGCGAAATATCACGGATTTTCTGTAGCCGGCGTCGCACCTGAAATTATGGGAATTGGGCCGGTCGAGGCGATTCCGAAAGTGTTAAACCAAACGGGAATTAAAAAAGAAGAGATCGATCTGATTGAACTAAACGAAGCGTTTGCAGCTCAATCCATCGCTGTGATTCGTGAGACTGGTTTGGATCCCGAAAAAGTGAATATCAACGGCGGAGCCATTGCAATGGGTCATCCTCTTGGTTGTACAGGAGCAAAACTAACTACACAGATTCTTTATGATTTGAAGCGACTGAATAAGCGTTTTGGAATGGTAACGATGTGTGTAGGCGGTGGAATGGGCGCTGCCGGAATATTTGAGAATTTAGATTAG
- a CDS encoding VOC family protein codes for MKNNKAVTVGWFEIPTQDMDRAIKFYETVFDCELSRNTMGDFDMAWFQWDDDIKGAGGSLVHHEQYTPTKDGVLIYFSSEDVDIELGRIEEAGGKILRPKTQISPEMGYMALFIDTEGNRMALHSGK; via the coding sequence ATGAAAAATAATAAAGCAGTTACAGTTGGATGGTTTGAAATTCCTACCCAGGACATGGACCGAGCGATCAAATTTTATGAAACTGTATTTGATTGTGAACTTTCCAGAAATACCATGGGAGATTTTGATATGGCATGGTTCCAATGGGATGACGACATAAAGGGCGCCGGCGGATCACTTGTTCATCACGAACAATACACCCCCACCAAGGACGGAGTTCTTATCTACTTTTCTTCCGAAGATGTGGATATTGAACTTGGCCGAATCGAAGAAGCCGGCGGCAAAATCCTGAGGCCAAAAACTCAAATCAGCCCGGAGATGGGTTACATGGCACTTTTTATAGATACCGAAGGCAATCGCATGGCTTTGCATTCCGGGAAATAA
- a CDS encoding 3-hydroxyacyl-CoA dehydrogenase/enoyl-CoA hydratase family protein, which produces MHKYNIQNVVILGAGVMGSQIAAHCINAGLKVKLLDLKSDDPDLPNKTAEEAIQKLQKMNPAPLAISDWADRITPGNFEDNLEWISEADWVCEVIVERMDIKKEMMSNIENVRKSDTIVSSNTSGLPISKIGEDCSEDFRNHFLGTHFFNPPRYMKLLEIIPTNDTSGEVVEYMTGFCEKILGKGIVQCKDTPNFIANRIGVFSMASIMPWFFDGKFRIEEIDELTGTLTGYSKAATFRTADMAGLDVLNHVAENLLPAVPNDERREIFELPESFKKMVEEGAHGNKTGKGFYKKTKTENGTEYHVINPDSLEYEPQEETTFDSVKEAKKKYKTSEERLNYLVNQDDEVGKFLWEIHCDLLLYAANRIPEITESVESIDRAMQWGFNWELGPFQRWDAIGVRESVKRMISEGRDVPDSIQTMLDNGRDSFYENGTVYNLVSGEAESIPPPAKDAITVNILKNQNKEIWGNKSAGLYDMGDGIALFEFRTKQQTLGFELVQSVEKACEIVKEKFEGLVIGHDNENFSYGANLAEAGQALKDGDFARVKEAVENFQRVAVGLRYQPFPVVAAVSGRTFGGGVEFMMHCDKVVAHHELYAGLVELGVGLIPAGGGTKELLLRAMEKVQESEDADPLPYLKHAFKTIGLAKVSDSAQKAKVLGYLRSSDAIVMNRDLILKTAKNHAKVLADQGYCPPVEPKVKLLGKTGFSVLNIMLYIMNEGNFATEYDKVLTRKVANVLTGGDISEAQKVSESAILNLEREAILDCFQDERTHKRMEHMLKTGKPLRN; this is translated from the coding sequence ATGCACAAATACAATATCCAAAATGTAGTTATTCTTGGAGCCGGCGTAATGGGAAGCCAAATTGCGGCCCACTGTATCAATGCCGGTTTGAAAGTAAAGTTACTCGACCTGAAATCTGATGATCCCGATCTGCCGAATAAAACGGCCGAAGAGGCGATTCAAAAACTTCAAAAAATGAATCCGGCGCCGCTCGCAATATCAGATTGGGCGGACAGAATCACACCTGGAAATTTTGAGGATAACCTAGAATGGATCTCTGAAGCTGATTGGGTTTGTGAAGTGATTGTAGAGCGGATGGACATCAAAAAAGAGATGATGTCTAACATTGAAAACGTTCGAAAATCTGATACAATTGTAAGCTCTAACACATCTGGCTTGCCTATTTCAAAAATTGGAGAGGATTGTTCGGAAGACTTCAGAAATCATTTTTTGGGAACACATTTCTTTAATCCGCCAAGATATATGAAACTTCTGGAAATCATTCCTACGAATGATACCTCCGGGGAAGTGGTAGAATATATGACCGGTTTTTGTGAGAAGATTCTTGGCAAAGGCATTGTTCAATGTAAAGACACACCAAACTTTATAGCGAATAGAATTGGTGTGTTTTCAATGGCATCTATCATGCCCTGGTTTTTTGACGGAAAGTTCCGAATTGAAGAGATTGATGAACTGACAGGAACTCTGACCGGATATTCTAAAGCCGCCACATTTCGAACAGCCGATATGGCTGGATTGGATGTGCTGAATCACGTTGCTGAAAATCTACTTCCGGCTGTGCCAAATGATGAGAGACGAGAGATTTTTGAATTGCCTGAATCTTTCAAAAAAATGGTAGAGGAAGGTGCTCATGGAAATAAAACCGGAAAGGGATTTTATAAGAAAACGAAAACGGAAAACGGTACTGAGTATCATGTAATTAATCCGGATAGTTTAGAATATGAACCTCAGGAAGAGACTACTTTTGATTCAGTTAAGGAGGCAAAGAAGAAGTATAAAACATCAGAAGAGCGACTTAACTATTTAGTCAACCAGGATGATGAAGTTGGAAAATTCCTGTGGGAAATTCATTGTGATCTGTTGCTTTATGCAGCAAATCGAATTCCGGAGATTACGGAATCTGTTGAATCGATTGATCGAGCGATGCAATGGGGATTCAATTGGGAATTGGGTCCGTTTCAACGATGGGATGCCATTGGCGTACGGGAATCGGTAAAACGAATGATCTCAGAAGGCCGGGACGTTCCTGATTCCATTCAAACGATGTTAGACAACGGTCGTGATTCATTCTATGAAAATGGGACCGTTTATAACCTTGTATCAGGAGAAGCAGAATCCATTCCGCCACCGGCGAAAGATGCAATTACCGTTAATATTCTAAAAAATCAAAATAAAGAGATTTGGGGGAATAAAAGTGCCGGTTTATATGATATGGGTGATGGAATTGCCCTGTTTGAATTCAGAACCAAACAGCAGACACTTGGATTTGAGTTGGTTCAATCGGTTGAGAAAGCGTGTGAAATTGTTAAGGAAAAATTTGAAGGATTAGTTATCGGTCATGACAACGAGAATTTCAGTTACGGTGCTAACCTGGCAGAGGCTGGTCAGGCATTGAAGGACGGAGATTTTGCCAGAGTGAAAGAAGCTGTTGAAAATTTTCAGAGAGTAGCGGTCGGACTGCGATATCAACCTTTTCCAGTCGTGGCTGCTGTGTCCGGAAGAACTTTTGGCGGCGGTGTTGAATTTATGATGCACTGTGACAAAGTTGTGGCCCATCACGAACTCTATGCCGGACTCGTGGAATTGGGAGTTGGGTTGATTCCAGCCGGCGGAGGCACAAAGGAATTGTTGCTTCGGGCTATGGAGAAAGTTCAGGAATCCGAAGATGCAGATCCGTTGCCATATCTAAAGCATGCGTTCAAAACTATCGGGTTAGCGAAAGTTTCTGATAGTGCACAAAAAGCAAAAGTGCTGGGATACCTTAGATCGTCAGATGCGATTGTGATGAACCGTGACTTGATCCTGAAAACAGCAAAAAATCATGCAAAAGTATTGGCTGATCAGGGATATTGTCCGCCGGTTGAACCCAAAGTTAAGCTCCTTGGAAAAACGGGCTTTAGTGTATTGAACATCATGTTGTATATCATGAATGAAGGAAATTTTGCAACTGAATACGATAAAGTATTGACAAGAAAAGTTGCCAACGTTTTAACAGGTGGCGATATCAGTGAGGCTCAGAAAGTATCTGAATCAGCCATCTTAAACCTTGAAAGAGAAGCGATTTTGGATTGTTTTCAAGATGAAAGAACCCATAAGCGAATGGAGCATATGTTGAAGACGGGAAAACCTTTGAGGAATTAG
- a CDS encoding SDR family oxidoreductase, with protein sequence MFKEDTLDGNTILITGGGSGLGLSMGKKFAELGSNIAICGRTEKKLQNAVEELSEFGTDVQYYVTDVRDYEAVGEMFEKIVDDFGGITGLVNNAAGNFLSASEDLTLNGFKTVVDIVLYGSFNCTHHFGNYLIKQKEKGNILNIVTTYAEDAGSAFVLPSACGKAGVLAMTRSLAFEWAEYDIRVNAIAPGPFPTEGAWTRLFPTKKAEKKYLDKIPAGRYGNHEELANLAAFLMSDMAPYITGETVTIDGGEKLSGGQFNFVDSLMSRSKLKSIFKMMKKMG encoded by the coding sequence ATGTTTAAAGAAGACACTCTCGACGGTAACACAATTCTCATCACTGGGGGCGGAAGCGGACTCGGCCTATCAATGGGAAAGAAGTTTGCAGAATTGGGCTCCAATATTGCGATTTGCGGCCGCACGGAAAAGAAGTTACAAAATGCGGTTGAAGAGCTCTCAGAATTCGGAACGGATGTTCAATATTATGTTACCGATGTCCGGGATTATGAAGCTGTAGGAGAGATGTTTGAAAAGATCGTAGATGATTTTGGAGGGATCACCGGCTTGGTTAATAATGCTGCCGGAAATTTCCTCAGCGCTTCTGAAGATCTGACTCTAAATGGATTTAAGACTGTTGTTGATATTGTTTTATATGGGAGCTTTAATTGTACGCATCATTTTGGCAATTACCTGATCAAACAAAAAGAAAAAGGGAACATTCTAAATATTGTGACGACCTACGCGGAAGATGCGGGCTCCGCATTTGTATTGCCATCGGCTTGTGGAAAAGCCGGCGTGTTAGCGATGACTCGATCACTCGCCTTTGAATGGGCTGAGTATGATATCAGGGTAAATGCTATAGCTCCCGGTCCCTTTCCCACAGAAGGGGCGTGGACGCGTCTTTTCCCCACAAAAAAAGCAGAGAAGAAATATCTGGACAAAATTCCAGCCGGCAGATATGGCAATCACGAAGAGCTCGCAAATCTCGCTGCTTTTTTGATGAGTGATATGGCGCCCTACATCACAGGCGAAACAGTGACCATTGATGGTGGCGAAAAACTCTCAGGTGGTCAATTCAATTTTGTGGATTCCCTGATGTCCCGTAGCAAACTCAAATCTATTTTTAAAATGATGAAAAAGATGGGCTGA
- a CDS encoding AMP-dependent synthetase/ligase yields MDSDKHTLPEILFKGLGKYPEGMISSTKRKGKWKETDISEFRTKVIHFALGLYDLGVRAGDKVSIHAENSTEWLICDLAILSIGAADVPIYSTQPGEQIKYILQNSDTVVHIVSDDEIFAETKPLIKNVESVKAVISLFGTKHKKLKSFDSILKTGEKLQQEKPDLFDSLKSEVQPDDLATLIYTSGTTGMPKGVMLTHNNIASNVLASMDKLPFGEEEFHLEPVISYLPLSHVFERMIDYMYITMGCRIFYTENIEEIRDDFSYAKPFFLATVPRLLEKIQTGVKVKGQEFSGIKKNIYYWAIYLTESYDPEHPPKGISAIKHKIADKLVYSEIRELFGGNLRGAVSGGAALSPEVFKFMNAIGLVCVQGYGLTETSPVITVQKPGEMRIGSSGKPLRDVEIKIAEDGEILARGPNIMQGYYNNKEKTDEAITEDGWFKTGDVGKIDEDGFLYITDRKKSMFKLSTGKYVAPQNIENQLLNSGFIDQVVVIGYKRKFCSALIVPSFSNVKRRLKRDGHELSEPISKDNRVRTLIQKEVEKANRHLSPWESVKKFVILDQPLTVGNDELTPTMKVKRDVVNEKYSEQIESMYEDEDGNGDE; encoded by the coding sequence ATGGATTCTGATAAACATACACTGCCGGAGATACTTTTTAAAGGGCTAGGAAAGTATCCTGAAGGGATGATTTCATCCACGAAAAGAAAAGGGAAATGGAAGGAAACCGACATATCGGAATTCAGAACAAAAGTGATCCATTTTGCTCTTGGATTGTATGATTTGGGAGTCCGCGCCGGTGATAAAGTTTCTATACATGCCGAGAATTCCACCGAATGGTTGATCTGTGATCTTGCCATTTTGTCCATCGGTGCGGCTGATGTGCCCATCTATTCCACTCAACCCGGTGAACAGATTAAGTACATTTTGCAAAATTCGGATACCGTTGTTCACATTGTATCTGACGATGAGATTTTTGCCGAGACAAAACCTCTTATCAAAAATGTGGAATCGGTAAAAGCTGTCATCTCTCTTTTTGGCACCAAGCATAAAAAATTAAAATCCTTCGATTCTATCTTAAAAACAGGGGAGAAACTTCAGCAGGAAAAACCGGATCTGTTTGATAGCCTGAAGTCTGAGGTTCAACCGGATGATTTAGCCACATTAATATATACTTCCGGCACAACCGGAATGCCGAAAGGAGTGATGCTTACGCATAACAACATTGCTTCGAATGTGTTGGCTTCGATGGATAAACTTCCATTTGGTGAAGAGGAGTTTCATTTGGAACCGGTGATTTCGTATCTGCCGCTTTCTCATGTGTTTGAGCGGATGATTGATTACATGTATATAACCATGGGGTGCAGGATTTTTTACACGGAGAACATTGAAGAAATCCGGGATGATTTTTCATATGCGAAGCCTTTTTTCCTGGCTACGGTCCCGCGGTTACTCGAGAAAATTCAGACGGGCGTAAAAGTAAAAGGACAGGAATTTTCCGGGATTAAGAAGAATATCTATTATTGGGCAATCTATCTCACGGAGTCTTATGATCCTGAACATCCTCCAAAAGGTATATCTGCTATAAAGCATAAGATTGCAGATAAGTTGGTTTATAGTGAAATCAGAGAATTGTTTGGCGGCAATTTACGAGGTGCCGTTAGTGGAGGAGCCGCACTATCACCTGAAGTGTTTAAATTTATGAATGCCATCGGGTTGGTCTGTGTACAGGGTTACGGTTTGACTGAAACTTCGCCCGTGATTACCGTGCAAAAACCGGGCGAGATGAGAATCGGTTCTTCCGGAAAACCCCTTCGCGATGTGGAAATTAAAATTGCTGAAGACGGAGAAATTCTTGCCAGAGGTCCTAACATTATGCAGGGATATTACAATAACAAAGAGAAAACTGACGAAGCGATTACTGAGGATGGATGGTTCAAAACGGGTGATGTTGGAAAAATTGACGAAGATGGTTTCCTGTATATCACAGATCGTAAAAAATCCATGTTTAAACTTTCGACCGGGAAGTATGTGGCTCCTCAAAATATTGAGAATCAATTGCTGAATTCCGGTTTTATTGATCAGGTTGTTGTGATTGGCTATAAACGAAAATTCTGTTCGGCATTGATCGTGCCGTCATTTTCAAATGTGAAAAGGCGCTTGAAACGAGATGGACATGAACTCTCTGAACCTATTTCAAAAGACAATAGAGTTCGGACATTAATTCAGAAAGAAGTGGAGAAGGCCAACCGACACCTTTCGCCGTGGGAAAGTGTTAAAAAGTTTGTAATCCTTGATCAGCCCCTGACGGTTGGCAATGACGAACTCACACCAACAATGAAAGTAAAGCGTGATGTTGTCAATGAGAAGTACAGTGAACAGATTGAGTCGATGTACGAAGATGAGGATGGGAATGGAGATGAGTAA
- a CDS encoding hotdog fold thioesterase has protein sequence MQIEDEIREKFDLFFKKKQKNMAHALGLEFIVVSRSEMRATMPVNENTTQPMGILHGGASVALAETLASVGGYLNLSDENKIVVGLEINANHVRPVTAGKKVTGISTPIHRGAQTQVWETRIENEDGKLVSISRCTLAVVNRRKA, from the coding sequence ATGCAAATCGAAGACGAAATCAGAGAAAAGTTTGATCTCTTTTTTAAGAAGAAACAAAAAAACATGGCTCATGCCCTGGGGCTGGAATTTATTGTTGTGAGCCGTTCTGAAATGCGCGCTACCATGCCCGTAAATGAAAACACAACTCAACCGATGGGAATTCTTCATGGCGGCGCTTCGGTTGCTTTAGCTGAAACACTGGCTTCCGTAGGTGGATATTTGAATTTGAGCGATGAAAACAAAATTGTCGTGGGACTTGAAATCAATGCCAACCATGTGCGTCCGGTGACTGCCGGTAAAAAAGTAACGGGTATTTCAACACCAATTCACCGGGGAGCTCAAACACAGGTTTGGGAAACCCGGATTGAAAACGAGGATGGAAAACTGGTAAGCATTTCTCGCTGTACGCTTGCCGTCGTGAATAGAAGAAAGGCCTGA
- a CDS encoding S9 family peptidase produces the protein MLSNFFSSLGYSFFGILLLLFIPGTEPDEVTVDDYKRAETFLSSHTNPLVYHEISSQKWTDDGRLIYQKSVKGGFEFMVANPESGEKRSAFDHDKLAEAISETGQNDVNPLQLPFREFSYSDDHQSILFSAFNQEYSCSIGDYNCRAKESEQKVNRFTENLSPDGKKAAFIRDYNLWIRDVQTGKETQLTFDGEKDYGYATNNAGWVKRDNPVLLWSPDSQRIATFRHDGREVGEMYLVSTEVGHSELEQWKYPLPGDEHIFMIERIVINLDGSKPEIVRLDMEPDAHRSTITDHIAGWDGTFLDVEWSKDSQNLAFVSSSRDHKIAHLKTANPETGDVHSVLREEEDTFFESGINDISWRLLDTSNEVIWFSQRDNWGHLYLYDLQTGELKNQITTGEWNVREILHIDEEKRKIYFIGSVREEGDPYFQYLYSIHFDGSDLKLLTPEQANHDITFSAESGFFTDVYSTPDTPPISQIRDLEGNKMMDLEKADISDLEATGWQPPIPFSVKARDGETDLYGLMYKPTHFDESKSYPILNYLYPGPQSGSVGSRSFRASRSDKQALAELGFIVVEVDAMGTPGRSKAFHEFYYGNMGDNGIPDQITMIKQLADQHPWMDIDRVGIFGHSGGGFASTRAILEYPDFYKVAVSGAGNHDNRNYEDDWGEKWQGLLTETENGTNYDNQANQLLAENLKGKLLITHGTMDNNVPPYNTLLVVDALIEANKDFDLILFPNRRHGFYSEPYMMRRRWDYFVRHLKGVEPPKEFAFGSE, from the coding sequence ATGCTTTCAAATTTTTTTTCATCGTTGGGTTATTCATTTTTTGGTATCCTGTTATTACTGTTTATCCCCGGAACAGAACCTGATGAAGTAACTGTTGACGATTATAAACGAGCAGAAACCTTTCTTTCAAGTCACACAAACCCACTTGTATATCATGAAATCTCTTCACAAAAATGGACAGATGATGGACGTTTAATCTATCAAAAATCTGTAAAAGGTGGTTTTGAATTTATGGTAGCCAATCCTGAAAGTGGAGAAAAAAGATCTGCTTTTGATCATGATAAACTTGCGGAAGCTATATCTGAAACTGGCCAAAATGATGTGAATCCGTTGCAGCTTCCATTTCGTGAATTCAGTTATTCCGATGATCATCAATCAATACTGTTTTCTGCATTTAATCAGGAATATTCATGTTCAATCGGTGATTACAATTGTAGAGCAAAAGAATCAGAGCAAAAAGTGAATCGGTTTACGGAAAATCTTTCGCCGGATGGGAAAAAAGCAGCTTTTATCCGAGACTATAATCTTTGGATTCGGGATGTCCAAACAGGAAAAGAGACTCAGTTGACATTTGACGGGGAAAAAGATTACGGATACGCAACAAATAATGCCGGTTGGGTAAAAAGAGATAACCCGGTTTTGTTATGGTCACCGGACTCCCAGCGAATTGCCACGTTCCGGCATGATGGTCGTGAGGTTGGAGAGATGTATCTGGTGAGCACAGAAGTAGGACATTCAGAACTTGAGCAGTGGAAATATCCCTTACCCGGTGATGAACATATTTTTATGATCGAGCGGATTGTGATAAACCTGGATGGCTCCAAACCGGAAATTGTCCGGCTGGATATGGAACCGGATGCTCACCGGTCGACAATAACCGATCATATCGCTGGATGGGACGGAACTTTTTTAGATGTGGAGTGGAGTAAGGACAGCCAAAATCTGGCATTTGTCTCTTCTTCAAGAGATCACAAGATTGCTCACCTGAAAACGGCAAATCCGGAAACTGGAGATGTTCACTCTGTTCTTCGGGAAGAAGAGGACACATTTTTTGAATCCGGGATTAATGACATTAGTTGGAGATTGCTAGACACTTCAAATGAAGTGATTTGGTTTTCTCAACGGGATAACTGGGGACACCTGTATCTCTATGATCTTCAAACCGGTGAATTGAAGAACCAGATTACGACAGGGGAGTGGAATGTCCGGGAGATCCTTCATATCGATGAAGAAAAAAGAAAGATATATTTTATAGGTTCCGTTCGTGAGGAGGGAGATCCGTACTTCCAGTATTTGTATAGCATTCATTTTGACGGGAGTGATTTAAAACTTCTAACCCCGGAACAAGCCAATCATGACATTACATTTTCTGCCGAATCTGGTTTTTTTACAGATGTGTACTCCACTCCAGATACGCCACCTATTTCACAGATTCGGGATTTGGAGGGGAATAAAATGATGGACCTTGAAAAAGCAGATATTTCAGATTTAGAGGCAACCGGCTGGCAGCCTCCAATTCCGTTCAGCGTTAAGGCAAGAGACGGTGAAACCGATTTATATGGATTGATGTACAAACCCACCCATTTTGATGAATCTAAATCGTATCCCATTTTAAACTACTTGTATCCGGGTCCGCAAAGTGGAAGTGTTGGAAGCCGATCCTTTCGGGCGTCTCGCAGCGATAAGCAGGCTTTGGCAGAATTGGGCTTTATTGTAGTTGAAGTAGATGCGATGGGCACACCGGGCCGATCGAAAGCCTTTCACGAGTTTTATTACGGCAACATGGGAGATAATGGAATTCCTGATCAGATCACCATGATCAAACAGCTTGCTGACCAACATCCGTGGATGGATATTGACCGTGTTGGAATTTTTGGTCACTCGGGAGGAGGTTTCGCATCCACTCGGGCCATTCTTGAATATCCGGATTTTTACAAAGTAGCTGTTTCCGGTGCAGGAAATCATGACAATCGAAATTATGAAGACGATTGGGGCGAAAAATGGCAGGGACTCCTCACAGAAACCGAAAACGGTACAAATTATGATAACCAGGCGAATCAGCTTTTGGCTGAAAACCTGAAAGGAAAATTGCTCATTACTCATGGAACAATGGACAATAATGTGCCGCCTTACAACACTTTGCTGGTAGTTGATGCCTTGATTGAAGCAAATAAAGATTTCGACCTGATATTATTTCCGAATCGCCGCCATGGTTTTTATAGTGAACCATACATGATGCGAAGAAGATGGGATTATTTTGTGCGCCATCTCAAAGGTGTTGAGCCGCCAAAAGAGTTTGCCTTTGGTAGTGAGTAA
- a CDS encoding four helix bundle protein, whose product MYGIVSQMRRSVVSISSNIAEGAGRQSKKEFKRFLNISKGSSYELETQLTISKNLGFIKQDQFEEIIQSLVELHKMIHALIKTLNKN is encoded by the coding sequence ATGTATGGAATTGTTTCTCAAATGAGACGATCTGTGGTTTCAATCAGTTCAAATATCGCTGAAGGCGCTGGGCGACAATCAAAAAAAGAATTCAAACGATTTTTGAATATTTCAAAAGGTTCGAGTTATGAATTGGAGACTCAACTTACTATTTCAAAAAATCTCGGCTTTATCAAGCAAGATCAATTTGAAGAGATTATACAATCCTTGGTTGAACTGCATAAAATGATTCACGCGCTGATTAAGACTCTCAACAAAAATTAG